The proteins below are encoded in one region of Streptomyces sp. NBC_00490:
- a CDS encoding cell division protein SepF, giving the protein MGSVRKASAWLGLVDDNDDERYYDDDGYSEGTEPGDAWVTDPRVKVASDVAEEKGRRIGTVTPDSFRDARAIGELFRDGVPVIMNLTAMEAGDAKRVVDFAAGLIFGLRGSIERVSTRVFLLTPANTEIVNGDPAAHRTDGFFNQS; this is encoded by the coding sequence ATGGGATCGGTGCGCAAGGCGAGTGCCTGGCTGGGCCTCGTTGACGACAACGATGACGAGCGTTACTACGACGACGACGGCTACTCCGAAGGAACCGAGCCCGGGGATGCCTGGGTCACCGACCCGCGGGTCAAGGTGGCCTCGGACGTCGCCGAGGAGAAGGGCCGTCGCATCGGCACGGTCACTCCGGACAGCTTCCGGGACGCGCGCGCCATCGGCGAGCTCTTCCGGGACGGGGTGCCCGTCATCATGAACCTCACCGCCATGGAGGCAGGCGACGCCAAGCGGGTCGTCGACTTCGCCGCGGGCCTGATCTTCGGGCTGCGCGGTTCGATCGAGCGCGTGTCCACACGCGTGTTCCTGCTGACCCCCGCCAACACGGAGATCGTGAACGGCGACCCGGCCGCGCACCGCACGGACGGCTTCTTCAACCAGAGCTGA
- a CDS encoding acyl-CoA dehydrogenase family protein, with protein sequence MSASVKLPPFDPADPLGLDDLLDPEDLAVRDTVRSWAADRVLPHIAGWYESGELPGIRELARELGGIGALGMSLDGYGCAGASAVQYGLACLELEAADSGIRSLVSVQGSLAMYAVHRFGSEEQKQTWLPRMAAGEVIGCFGLTEPDHGSDPAAMRTFAKRDGTDWVLNGRKMWITNGSVAGVAVVWAQTDEGIRGFVVPTDAAGFSAPEIKHKWSLRASVTSELVLDDVRLPADAVLPEVVGLKGPLSCLSHARYGIVWGAMGAARSCFEAAVDYAKSREQFGRPIGGFQLTQAKLADMAVELHKGILLAHHLGRRMDAGRLRPEQVSFGKLNNVREAIEICRTSRTILGANGISLEYPVMRHATNLESVLTYEGTVEMHQLVLGKALTGLDAFR encoded by the coding sequence ATGTCCGCGTCCGTGAAGCTGCCCCCGTTCGACCCGGCCGACCCGCTCGGCCTCGACGACCTGCTGGACCCGGAGGACCTCGCCGTCCGGGACACCGTGCGGTCGTGGGCGGCGGACCGGGTGCTGCCCCACATCGCCGGGTGGTACGAGAGCGGCGAACTGCCCGGCATCCGTGAACTCGCCCGTGAGCTGGGCGGGATCGGGGCGCTCGGGATGTCCCTCGACGGGTACGGGTGCGCCGGGGCCAGCGCCGTGCAGTACGGGCTCGCCTGTCTGGAGCTGGAGGCCGCCGACTCCGGGATCCGCTCCCTCGTCTCCGTGCAGGGCTCTCTCGCCATGTACGCCGTCCACCGGTTCGGCTCCGAGGAGCAGAAGCAGACCTGGCTGCCGCGGATGGCCGCCGGCGAGGTCATCGGGTGCTTCGGACTGACCGAGCCCGACCACGGGTCCGACCCCGCCGCGATGCGGACCTTCGCCAAGCGGGACGGCACGGACTGGGTGCTCAACGGGCGCAAGATGTGGATCACCAACGGGTCCGTCGCCGGAGTCGCCGTCGTGTGGGCGCAGACCGACGAGGGGATCCGCGGGTTCGTCGTACCGACCGACGCGGCCGGCTTCTCGGCGCCCGAGATCAAGCACAAGTGGTCGCTGCGCGCCTCCGTCACCAGCGAACTCGTCCTCGACGACGTACGGCTGCCCGCGGACGCGGTGCTGCCGGAGGTCGTCGGGCTCAAGGGGCCGCTCAGCTGTCTGTCGCACGCCCGCTACGGCATCGTCTGGGGTGCGATGGGGGCGGCGCGGTCCTGCTTCGAGGCGGCCGTCGACTACGCGAAGTCGCGGGAGCAGTTCGGGCGGCCCATCGGGGGCTTCCAGCTCACCCAGGCCAAACTCGCCGACATGGCGGTCGAACTGCACAAGGGGATTCTGCTCGCCCACCATCTGGGGCGGCGCATGGACGCAGGGCGTCTGCGTCCCGAGCAGGTCAGCTTCGGCAAGCTGAACAACGTCCGGGAGGCGATCGAGATCTGCCGTACGTCGCGCACCATCCTCGGGGCCAACGGGATCTCCCTCGAATATCCCGTCATGCGGCACGCGACCAACCTGGAGTCGGTGCTCACCTACGAGGGCACCGTCGAAATGCATCAGCTGGTACTGGGCAAGGCGCTCACCGGGCTCGACGCCTTCCGGTGA
- a CDS encoding MFS transporter encodes MSGTTTAAAALRRRATGAGANRWVVLVVLCVSLLLVAVDATVLHVAVPAVTEDLKPGAIELLWIVDVYPLVCASLLILFGTLGDRVGRRRVLLLGYALFGVASGMAALADTAQVLIVARALLGVGGAMIMPATLSILRQVFPDRRERALAIGIWSAVAAVGAAVGPLLGGFLLEHFWWGSVFLVNIPLMLVSLPVGRLLLPESKGTADGPWDVVGALMAAAALFGLVLGVKRLGSGELDGITVLPLAVGAALLVLFVRRQRRRTHPLVDLRMFSRPAFSTSVGCIVLAMLALVGLELIAAQYLQLVLGLSPLETGLRLLPLTIAAMASGLAGARMLRRFGPRRMVCFGFVLTAVAVLTLTAMGGEDNAPLLLFGFVLLGFGLETTLFGAYESMLSEAPPEQAGGAAAIGETSYQLGAGIGIALLGSVMNAAYAPGLSSVRGVPASDSAAAGHSLGEAYEIADRLGGPAGEALRRTARDCFVHGLHMTLLVSAGLLLLGAVMALRLPRTMQCEPMAVEVPAPREVAEARVSA; translated from the coding sequence ATGTCCGGGACGACCACGGCCGCCGCTGCGCTGCGCCGTCGGGCGACCGGGGCCGGTGCCAACCGCTGGGTCGTCCTCGTCGTCCTCTGTGTGAGCCTGCTGCTGGTCGCGGTCGACGCGACCGTGCTGCACGTGGCGGTCCCCGCCGTCACCGAGGACCTCAAGCCCGGCGCGATAGAACTGCTCTGGATCGTCGATGTCTACCCCCTCGTCTGCGCCTCGCTGCTGATCCTGTTCGGCACGCTCGGCGACCGCGTCGGCCGCAGACGGGTCCTCCTTCTCGGCTACGCCCTGTTCGGCGTCGCCTCCGGCATGGCAGCCCTCGCGGACACCGCCCAGGTGCTGATCGTGGCGCGGGCCCTGCTCGGCGTCGGCGGCGCGATGATCATGCCCGCCACGCTCTCGATCCTCCGCCAGGTCTTCCCCGACCGGCGTGAACGCGCCCTCGCCATCGGCATCTGGAGCGCGGTGGCCGCTGTGGGCGCCGCGGTCGGGCCGCTGCTCGGCGGCTTCCTCCTCGAGCACTTCTGGTGGGGCTCGGTCTTCCTCGTCAACATCCCGCTGATGCTGGTCAGCCTGCCGGTGGGCCGCCTCCTGCTGCCCGAGTCGAAGGGCACCGCCGACGGTCCCTGGGACGTGGTCGGCGCGCTGATGGCCGCGGCCGCCCTGTTCGGCCTGGTCCTCGGCGTGAAGCGGCTCGGCAGCGGGGAACTCGACGGGATCACGGTGCTGCCGCTGGCCGTGGGCGCCGCACTGCTGGTGCTCTTCGTACGACGGCAAAGGCGCCGCACACATCCGCTCGTCGACCTGCGGATGTTCTCGCGCCCCGCCTTCAGCACCTCCGTCGGCTGCATCGTGCTGGCCATGCTCGCGCTGGTGGGCCTGGAGCTGATCGCGGCGCAGTATCTGCAACTGGTGCTGGGGCTCTCCCCGCTGGAGACCGGGCTGCGACTGCTGCCGCTCACCATCGCGGCGATGGCCTCCGGGCTCGCCGGCGCCCGGATGCTGCGGCGCTTCGGACCGCGTCGGATGGTCTGCTTCGGGTTCGTGCTGACGGCGGTCGCCGTACTGACCCTCACGGCGATGGGCGGCGAGGACAACGCGCCGCTGCTGCTCTTCGGCTTCGTCCTGCTGGGCTTCGGCCTGGAGACCACGCTCTTCGGGGCGTACGAGTCGATGCTGAGCGAGGCACCGCCGGAGCAGGCGGGCGGGGCGGCGGCGATCGGCGAGACCTCGTACCAGCTGGGCGCCGGCATCGGCATCGCACTCCTCGGCAGCGTGATGAACGCGGCGTACGCGCCCGGCCTGTCGTCGGTGCGGGGAGTTCCGGCCTCCGACTCGGCCGCGGCGGGACATTCGCTGGGCGAGGCCTACGAGATCGCCGACCGGCTCGGCGGCCCGGCCGGGGAGGCCCTGCGCCGTACCGCGCGGGACTGCTTCGTGCACGGGCTGCATATGACGCTGCTGGTCAGCGCGGGTCTGCTGCTGCTCGGCGCGGTGATGGCGCTGCGGCTGCCGCGGACCATGCAGTGCGAGCCGATGGCGGTCGAGGTGCCCGCGCCCCGGGAAGTCGCCGAGGCCCGCGTCTCCGCCTGA
- a CDS encoding mannosyltransferase family protein — protein MTDLETRPAPPGNALRRAAPALLGYAAVRALGLLALVVWSSARDKSAYTLLTARWDSLWYTRVAELGYGYEVRLPNGDVHSNLAFFPLLPWLERGIAAVTPLSHADAGFAVSLLASLAAAWGVFAVADHVYGRRAGVCAVLVWAVLPVGIVQSMAYSESLFTALAAWSLYAVLTGRWVTAGVLASLAGLTRPVGLAVVAAVWVAAIVAFSRDRAAAGGPSSERERSTARTDGAGAGERAPEPATGAHLMPRALALLIAPLGAAAYVLWVGHHTGKGPLGYLDVQAGWRNGFDGGYAFARFVGEKFTSFPSALAGAGLIVGVGLVLWLYVVGVRQRQPLPLLVYTGVVTALALCASSYFGSKPRLLLPAFPLLFPLALALARLRTPRSVLVVCAVALGSATYGAFWLNGSGPP, from the coding sequence GTGACCGATCTTGAGACGCGCCCGGCGCCACCCGGAAACGCGTTGCGCCGCGCGGCCCCGGCCCTGCTCGGGTACGCGGCCGTCCGCGCCCTGGGCCTGCTCGCCCTGGTCGTGTGGAGCTCCGCGCGCGACAAGAGCGCGTACACGCTGCTGACGGCCCGCTGGGACTCCCTCTGGTACACGAGGGTCGCCGAGCTGGGATACGGCTACGAGGTGCGGCTGCCCAACGGGGACGTCCACTCGAACCTGGCCTTCTTCCCGCTGCTGCCGTGGCTGGAGCGGGGCATCGCGGCGGTGACGCCCCTGTCCCACGCCGACGCGGGCTTCGCCGTCAGCCTGCTCGCCTCGCTCGCGGCGGCCTGGGGCGTCTTCGCGGTGGCGGACCATGTGTACGGCCGTAGAGCCGGGGTCTGCGCGGTGCTGGTCTGGGCGGTGCTGCCGGTCGGGATCGTGCAGTCGATGGCGTACAGCGAGTCGCTGTTCACGGCCCTCGCCGCGTGGTCGCTGTACGCGGTGCTGACGGGCCGCTGGGTGACGGCGGGCGTTCTGGCGTCCCTCGCGGGCCTGACCCGGCCGGTGGGACTCGCGGTGGTCGCGGCGGTGTGGGTGGCGGCGATCGTCGCGTTCAGCCGGGACCGGGCGGCCGCGGGCGGTCCCTCGTCCGAGCGGGAACGAAGCACGGCGCGGACGGACGGCGCGGGCGCCGGGGAGCGCGCCCCGGAACCGGCGACCGGCGCGCACCTCATGCCCCGCGCCCTCGCCCTGCTCATCGCTCCCCTCGGCGCCGCCGCCTACGTCCTGTGGGTCGGCCATCACACCGGCAAGGGCCCCCTCGGATATCTCGACGTCCAGGCCGGCTGGCGCAACGGGTTCGACGGGGGCTACGCCTTCGCCCGGTTCGTCGGCGAGAAGTTCACGTCGTTCCCGTCGGCGCTCGCCGGGGCGGGGCTGATCGTCGGGGTCGGGCTCGTGCTGTGGCTGTACGTCGTCGGCGTACGGCAGCGCCAGCCGCTGCCGCTTCTGGTGTACACGGGTGTCGTCACCGCGCTCGCCCTGTGCGCGTCGAGCTACTTCGGCTCGAAACCGCGCCTGCTGCTGCCCGCCTTCCCCCTTCTGTTCCCCCTCGCCCTGGCCCTGGCGAGGCTGCGGACGCCGAGGTCAGTGCTGGTGGTGTGCGCTGTCGCCCTCGGGTCGGCCACGTACGGGGCGTTCTGGCTGAACGGCTCAGGACCGCCATGA
- a CDS encoding phosphatase PAP2 family protein, whose translation MRTERNLTRLDRVFARLDREPERPAHIDVPRMSRHRVALIAGGLAFYLAIVWLVVDTSWLVRLDWQVMFFRPYQQWAEIHWFVDYYVVLGQRGPTAVMVAAWLGWRSWRQHTLRPLLTLGAVLLLLNITVGAAKLGMGRLGPHYATTIGANEMGLGGDIFPSGHTANAVVTWGILAYLASTPRARRWLSAISAVTSLGVGLATVYLGTHWLSDVVLGWVAGLLVLLALPWCEPLIARTETAVFDLRDRWRARRSTPAAVKPVEVPMPLKPRTPASQNEPAARSARTPAYLAPGPHTTRSERTPVTPAGPRRPPHPDRVARGTTSAARPLTGG comes from the coding sequence GTGCGTACCGAACGAAACCTCACCCGTCTGGACCGGGTGTTCGCGAGGCTGGACCGTGAGCCGGAACGACCGGCTCACATCGACGTGCCCAGGATGTCCCGGCACCGGGTCGCCCTGATCGCCGGAGGCCTCGCCTTCTACCTGGCGATCGTGTGGCTCGTGGTCGACACATCGTGGCTGGTCCGTCTGGACTGGCAGGTCATGTTCTTCCGGCCGTACCAGCAGTGGGCGGAGATCCACTGGTTCGTGGACTACTACGTGGTGCTCGGCCAGCGCGGCCCGACCGCGGTGATGGTCGCGGCCTGGCTGGGCTGGCGCTCCTGGCGACAGCACACCCTGCGCCCGCTGCTCACCCTGGGCGCCGTGCTGCTCCTGCTGAACATCACCGTGGGCGCCGCCAAGCTCGGCATGGGCCGGCTCGGCCCGCACTACGCGACCACCATCGGCGCGAACGAGATGGGCCTGGGCGGCGATATATTTCCCAGCGGCCACACCGCGAACGCCGTGGTGACCTGGGGCATCCTGGCCTACCTGGCCTCCACGCCGAGAGCCCGCAGATGGCTGTCCGCCATCTCCGCCGTGACCTCGCTCGGCGTCGGCCTCGCCACCGTCTACCTCGGTACGCACTGGCTGAGCGACGTCGTCCTCGGCTGGGTCGCGGGGCTGCTGGTCCTGCTGGCGCTGCCGTGGTGCGAGCCGCTGATCGCCCGCACCGAGACCGCCGTCTTCGACCTGCGCGACCGCTGGCGGGCCCGCCGCAGCACACCCGCGGCCGTCAAGCCCGTCGAGGTCCCGATGCCGCTCAAGCCCCGCACCCCCGCCAGCCAGAACGAGCCCGCGGCCCGCTCGGCCCGGACGCCCGCCTATCTGGCACCGGGCCCGCACACGACCCGCTCGGAGCGCACCCCGGTCACCCCGGCCGGCCCTCGCCGGCCACCCCACCCGGACCGCGTCGCACGCGGCACCACCTCGGCGGCCCGCCCCCTGACAGGCGGCTAG
- a CDS encoding I78 family peptidase inhibitor, producing the protein MAPIPTPPAEPHDSPDAYVGLESARAERLAREKGWSSVRSLPPGAIITMEYRAGRLNFEVKDGRVARAWKG; encoded by the coding sequence ATGGCACCGATACCGACACCACCCGCCGAACCCCACGACAGCCCCGACGCGTACGTCGGTCTGGAGTCCGCCAGGGCTGAGCGACTCGCCCGCGAGAAGGGCTGGTCGAGCGTGCGCTCGCTGCCACCGGGGGCGATCATCACGATGGAGTACCGCGCGGGGCGGCTGAACTTCGAGGTGAAGGACGGCCGCGTGGCCCGCGCCTGGAAGGGCTGA
- a CDS encoding helix-turn-helix transcriptional regulator, which yields MLETSARLLRLLSLLQAHRDWSGADLADRLGVTPRTVRRDVDRLRELGYPVNASPGTGGGYQLGAGAELPPLLLDDDEAVAVAVGLRTAAGQGIEGIGETSVRALAKLEQVLPSRLRRRVGALNAFTVPMLRGPQPSAVDPAVLTELAHLCRDAERLRFAYRSHNGDSTRRTVEPHRLVCTERRWYLVAWDLDRDDWRTFRVDRITPKPPHGPRFTPRTPPAEDLAAFVSRGVSTRAYAAQAVVRLLVPIEVASEKVSPSAGQLEADGPDACILRTGAASLDVMVIHVMLMGFEFEVLEPAELTEAIRTARDRLARSLARAETSPPRTRDGADRTPGTRSGSAAAS from the coding sequence ATGTTGGAGACCTCGGCACGACTCCTGCGCCTGCTCTCGCTGCTCCAGGCCCACCGCGACTGGTCCGGCGCCGACCTCGCCGACCGCCTCGGCGTCACCCCGCGCACCGTGCGCCGGGACGTCGACCGGCTGCGCGAGCTGGGCTATCCGGTCAACGCCAGCCCCGGCACCGGGGGCGGCTACCAGCTGGGCGCGGGCGCCGAGCTGCCGCCGCTGCTCCTGGACGACGACGAGGCGGTCGCCGTCGCCGTGGGGCTGCGTACGGCCGCCGGGCAGGGCATCGAGGGCATCGGCGAGACCTCCGTACGCGCCCTCGCCAAGCTGGAGCAGGTCCTGCCGAGCCGGCTGCGCCGTCGCGTGGGCGCACTGAACGCCTTCACCGTGCCGATGCTGCGCGGCCCCCAGCCCTCCGCCGTGGACCCGGCCGTGCTGACCGAGCTCGCCCACCTCTGCCGGGACGCCGAGCGCCTGCGCTTCGCGTACCGCAGCCACAACGGCGACTCCACCCGCCGTACCGTCGAGCCGCACCGCCTGGTCTGCACCGAGCGTCGCTGGTACCTGGTCGCCTGGGACCTCGACCGCGACGACTGGCGGACCTTCCGCGTCGACCGCATCACCCCCAAGCCGCCGCACGGTCCCCGCTTCACCCCGCGCACACCCCCGGCCGAGGACCTGGCCGCGTTCGTCTCCCGGGGCGTCTCCACGCGCGCGTACGCGGCGCAGGCCGTCGTACGGCTCCTGGTGCCCATCGAGGTGGCGAGCGAGAAGGTCTCACCGAGCGCCGGGCAGCTGGAGGCCGACGGACCGGACGCCTGCATCCTGCGCACCGGAGCCGCGAGCCTCGATGTGATGGTGATCCATGTGATGCTGATGGGCTTCGAGTTCGAGGTGCTGGAGCCCGCCGAGCTGACCGAGGCGATCAGGACCGCTCGGGACCGGCTTGCTCGCTCTTTGGCTCGGGCTGAGACGTCACCGCCGCGTACTCGGGATGGTGCAGATCGAACGCCGGGGACTCGGAGCGGATCCGCGGCAGCGTCGTGA
- a CDS encoding epoxide hydrolase family protein, giving the protein MADNSVHSYRIDIPQARLDELHTRLDLTRWPDELPDAGWEYGASLPYLRDLAAYWRGAYDWRKHEAALNEIPQYVTEIDGAQVHFLHIRSSAPDALPLILTHGWPGSIVEFLGVIDRLSEDHHLVVPAIPGFGFSGPTREKGWNVNRVARAWAELMRRLGYERYGAQGGDLGALISPALARIAPESVVGVHVNAASVGFIPLGPVGEEERAGLTERELRSLASIAEFTTDGFGYNALQSTRPQTLSYALTDSPVGQLAWIMEKFQAWTHSSAALPEDAIDRDTLLTNVMLYWLTGTAGSAARMYYENSHVGDWFPVTNSGVPTAVANFGEDVAIRRWAERANTLARWTEFDRGGHFAALEVPELLAGDVREFFGSLR; this is encoded by the coding sequence ATGGCAGACAACAGCGTGCACAGCTACCGGATCGACATCCCCCAGGCTCGGCTCGACGAGCTGCACACCCGCCTGGACCTGACCCGCTGGCCGGACGAACTGCCGGACGCGGGCTGGGAGTACGGCGCCTCACTGCCGTACCTCCGCGACCTCGCGGCCTACTGGCGGGGCGCCTACGACTGGCGCAAGCACGAGGCGGCCCTCAACGAGATCCCGCAGTACGTCACGGAGATCGACGGCGCCCAGGTGCACTTCCTGCACATCCGCTCGTCCGCGCCGGACGCGCTGCCGCTGATCCTGACGCACGGCTGGCCGGGCTCGATCGTGGAGTTCCTCGGCGTGATCGACCGGCTGAGCGAGGACCACCACCTGGTCGTCCCCGCGATCCCGGGCTTCGGCTTCTCCGGCCCCACCCGCGAGAAGGGCTGGAACGTCAACCGTGTCGCCCGCGCCTGGGCCGAGCTGATGCGCCGGCTCGGCTACGAGCGGTACGGCGCGCAGGGCGGCGACCTGGGCGCGCTGATCTCCCCCGCGCTGGCCCGCATCGCCCCCGAGTCGGTCGTCGGCGTCCATGTGAACGCCGCGTCGGTCGGCTTCATCCCGCTCGGCCCGGTGGGCGAGGAGGAGCGGGCGGGGCTCACCGAACGGGAGCTGCGGAGCCTGGCGAGCATCGCCGAGTTCACCACCGACGGCTTCGGCTACAACGCGCTCCAGTCCACCCGCCCGCAGACCCTCTCCTACGCCCTCACCGACTCCCCCGTCGGCCAGCTCGCCTGGATCATGGAGAAGTTCCAGGCGTGGACGCACTCCTCGGCCGCGCTGCCCGAGGACGCGATCGACCGGGACACGCTGCTCACCAACGTGATGCTGTACTGGCTGACGGGTACGGCCGGTTCGGCGGCGCGTATGTACTACGAGAACAGCCATGTCGGCGACTGGTTCCCGGTCACGAACTCCGGGGTGCCCACGGCGGTGGCGAACTTCGGGGAGGACGTGGCGATCCGACGCTGGGCCGAGCGGGCCAACACCCTCGCGCGCTGGACCGAGTTCGACCGCGGCGGTCACTTCGCGGCCCTGGAGGTCCCGGAGCTGCTGGCCGGTGACGTCAGGGAGTTCTTCGGCTCGCTGCGGTGA
- a CDS encoding ABC transporter substrate-binding protein, with protein sequence MRRRRPFRAAEAAAAVLLLALSAACGSRLPESDFEHGERAGPAPDGTPIRVGVITSATSPVGGDTFVGPRDGAKAWFDRLNARGGIDGRRVEVRECDDGGSGVGNNACVHQLIDEDEVVALVATTALDYAGASRVSHARVPDIGGQPIGAAYDTYPHLYGIYGSLAPRDGTKGWNGRQYGGTEVYRYFKREHGARTAAVVSYNQAASAAYARLVERGLEAEGYEVVSEQVDFALPNFRAVAADLKEQGADLVFDAIDSHGNARLCEAMDAAGVRVTAKVTNVQNWSSTVPDDYKDAPRCRNALWATGSSRNYEDTDQEAVREFRDATKGLETHSQWQLEGWAAAMWFTEAAESCAGSGAGVTRACVDAFMNRSEDYTADGLLVPVRFERLAGPPTTRRTCLSVARWQDGKGWVSQGDMDVTCFDVPQLPY encoded by the coding sequence ATGCGTCGGCGTCGGCCCTTCCGGGCTGCTGAGGCCGCGGCCGCGGTGCTGCTGCTCGCCCTGAGCGCGGCCTGCGGCAGCCGGCTGCCGGAGAGCGACTTCGAGCACGGGGAGCGGGCCGGTCCCGCGCCGGACGGCACGCCGATCCGCGTCGGCGTCATCACCAGCGCCACCAGCCCGGTCGGCGGCGACACCTTCGTCGGGCCCCGCGACGGCGCCAAGGCGTGGTTCGACCGGCTCAACGCGCGCGGAGGCATCGACGGGCGCCGCGTCGAGGTCCGCGAGTGCGACGACGGCGGCAGCGGTGTCGGCAACAACGCCTGTGTGCACCAGCTGATCGACGAGGACGAGGTGGTGGCCCTGGTCGCCACCACCGCCCTCGACTACGCGGGCGCCTCCCGGGTCTCGCACGCGCGCGTGCCCGACATCGGCGGCCAGCCCATCGGGGCCGCCTACGACACCTATCCGCACCTGTACGGCATCTACGGCAGCCTCGCGCCCCGCGACGGCACCAAGGGATGGAACGGCAGGCAGTACGGCGGCACGGAGGTCTACCGCTATTTCAAGCGGGAGCACGGGGCCCGTACGGCCGCCGTCGTCTCGTACAACCAGGCCGCCTCGGCCGCCTACGCCCGGCTCGTCGAGCGGGGGCTGGAGGCCGAGGGCTACGAGGTGGTGAGCGAGCAGGTCGACTTCGCGCTGCCCAACTTCCGTGCCGTCGCGGCCGATCTGAAGGAGCAGGGGGCGGACCTGGTCTTCGACGCCATCGACTCGCACGGCAACGCCCGGTTGTGCGAGGCGATGGACGCCGCCGGTGTGCGGGTCACCGCGAAGGTCACCAATGTGCAGAACTGGAGTTCCACCGTCCCCGACGACTACAAGGACGCCCCGCGCTGCCGCAACGCCCTGTGGGCCACCGGTTCCAGCCGCAATTACGAGGACACCGACCAGGAGGCGGTGCGGGAGTTCCGGGACGCCACCAAGGGGCTGGAGACGCACTCCCAGTGGCAGTTGGAGGGCTGGGCGGCCGCGATGTGGTTCACGGAGGCCGCCGAGTCGTGTGCGGGAAGCGGCGCCGGCGTCACGCGCGCGTGCGTGGACGCGTTCATGAACCGCAGCGAGGACTACACCGCCGACGGGCTGCTGGTTCCCGTCCGGTTCGAGCGGCTGGCCGGGCCACCGACGACCCGCAGGACATGTCTGTCGGTGGCCCGGTGGCAGGACGGGAAGGGATGGGTGTCGCAGGGCGACATGGACGTCACCTGCTTCGACGTGCCGCAACTGCCCTACTGA